One Papaver somniferum cultivar HN1 chromosome 10, ASM357369v1, whole genome shotgun sequence genomic window carries:
- the LOC113319356 gene encoding pentatricopeptide repeat-containing protein At1g12300, mitochondrial-like, giving the protein MLYKKMGLVGVQPNIYTLSILINCCCQLGKVNYGFCFLGQIIKRGHQPNVITFTTLIRGLSLQGRIDSAFKVFAKMTETGIQPNEVTCNSLIHGLCTTGEVGLALQLKNNMSKWNCRPTVVSYAAIIDTLCKGGLVDEASVLFSQMHRDLNVVPDVVVYTSLIDGLCNSGRLNEEKRLFGEMVSRGISANVTTYTCMIHGHCLHGQQEEARRYFDEMIDRGILPNIITFSILIDSLCKDGNTEDALGLFKLMDKINIKPDQITYSSMIDGLCLAGRLQDAVKLFDSMVDKRLQPDVISCSILIDGYCRNRKLDEALQLFKKMKQKGLQPCIVTYTILLRGLYQDGRMKTAQRFVNEIQSFGVSPNEVTYGTILDGLCKNGNFLEAIELFESMEGTGVLADVEMYAVLIHGLCRAGKLEDARKLFNEIPEKGLVPDVATYTTMIAGLIHHRISLEANKLIIQMEEKGCLPNSITYDTIVKGFLEGNETEKALLFLRKMREREFVPRDSVVSLLINTLSAGELKNLVLFL; this is encoded by the coding sequence ATGTTGTATAAGAAGATGGGTTTGGTTGGGGTACAACCCAATATTTATACATTGAGCATTTTGATTAATTGCTGTTGTCAATTAGGAAAAGTGAACTATGGGTTTTGTTTTCTTGGACAGATTATTAAGAGAGGTCATCAGCCCAATGTCATCACATTCACTACACTGATTAGAGGGTTGAGTCTTCAAGGGAGGATTGATTCTGCTTTCAAAGTGTTTGCTAAAATGACTGAAACAGGTATTCAACCTAATGAGGTTACATGTAACTCACTAATACATGGGCTTTGTACAACCGGTGAAGTGGGTCTTGCTCTTCAGTTAAAAAACAACATGTCTAAATGGAATTGCAGACCAACTGTGGTCTCTTATGCTGCAATTATAGACACACTTTGTAAAGGAGGTTTAGTTGATGAAGCTTCGGTTCTCTTCTCTCAAATGCATAGAGATTTGAATGTTGTTCCTGATGTAGTTGTGTACACTTCTTTGATAGATGGACTATGCAATTCAGGCCGGTTAAATGAGGAAAAGAGACTCTTTGGGGAGATGGTTAGTAGAGGAATCTCTGCAAATGTAACGACATATACTTGTATGATTCATGGTCATTGCCTACATGGTCAGCAGGAAGAAGCAAGAAGATATTTCGATGAAATGATTGATCGCGGGATTTTACCCAATATAATAACCTTTAGTATATTGATAGATTCACTTTGTAAAGATGGGAACACAGAAGATGCTTTGGGGTTGTTCAAATTGATGGACAAGATAAATATTAAACCTGATCAGATTACTTACAGCTCAATGATAGACGGTCTGTGTTTGGCAGGTCGATTACAAGATGCGGTGAAATTGTTTGACTCCATGGTGGACAAGCGCCTTCAACCGGATGTTATTAGTTGCAGTATACTAATTGATGGGTATTGCAGGAACCGTAAGTTGGATGAAGCTTTGCAGCTATTcaagaaaatgaaacaaaaaggATTACAACCCTGTATAGTTACTTACACTATCCTATTAAGGGGACTATACCAGgatggaagaatgaagactgcTCAGAGGTTCGTCAATGAGATACAATCTTTTGGTGTATCTCCAAATGAAGTTACATATGGTACAATTTTGGATGGTCTTTGCAAGAATGGAAATTTTTTGGAGGCGATAGAATTGTTTGAATCCATGGAGGGTACTGGTGTTTTAGCTGATGTTGAAATGTACGCTGTCCTTATTCATGGTTTGTGTCGGGCTGGGAAGTTGGAAGATGCAAGAAAACTGTTTAATGAGATTCCAGAAAAAGGATTAGTACCTGATGTAGCAACATATACCACAATGATAGCTGGCCTCATTCATCACAGGATATCCTTGGAGGCTAACAAACTAATCATCCAAATGGAAGAGAAAGGTTGTTTACCAAATTCTATAACATATGATACCATCGTCAAGGGTTTTCTTGAAGGGAATGAGACTGAGAAGGCATTACTATTTCTTCGTAAGATGCGTGAAAGAGAATTTGTACCAAGGGATTCTGTTGTATCCTTGTTAATAAACACTCTCTCAGCAGGTGAACTGAAAAATCTTGTGTTATTTTTGTGA